One Chryseobacterium wanjuense genomic region harbors:
- a CDS encoding translocation/assembly module TamB domain-containing protein, producing the protein MKLKINKKKLLRRILITFISILVFFTLLIFSLRLPVVQNFIKDKLVVYLEKKIKTDVSLEKVYIGFPNSLVMEKLYLKGQDTDTLLAVRKLDVGLHMWKLLKSTADITSVDMEGVRANVVRKPDGKFNFDYIIDAFATSDKEESPSKPFIISLDKINLKDIGVTFNDQQSQNDIKLYFKSFDTRVKTFDLNNNKYAVNDINLDGLKLKLKQDLVKEVSKKVEKKVDSLNDKKPMQIGLRGIKLTNFDIDYGDDNTKTFAKVLFKELSTKVNKLDLENNSYNVANVYLSGADINANLYLPTQNANPKNTKEPEVSKATDQEKALSLLLGKIVLNDVKVVYNNTAIAPTKQGMDYNHLNFSKMNVEVRSFKMQNNTFAGTVNSAEIKEARGLDIQKFNTDFVYNEKEAYLKDLYLQTPKTLLRDEVVLNYNSIEQLSSNLGAVKLSANIKDSRIGFADILNLVPTLRNTVPFNKYPNAILHVNANVKGSVNDLLINNLKVSGLDQLRVAASGRIKNAMNPDNLYYDLRITELSSSAKTIFNLVPKNTIPSNISLPSNMSVKGVAKGTTKVVNANLNLYSTLGNAAVVAQIDMRRKNHELYDVKANLQGLQIGKIIQNKDIGAVTAQIAAKGESFDFKNAKADLKGYVASAVYKGYRYQNMNLTGKINRGAYNIVLNSKDPNANLLLTASGVYNEKNPTVKVDGDIIKLDLNKLGFYEKPMILAGKIDADFTSLDPDNLNGYLNLKNFAFSDTKEVYPLQEVNLKASSTNDSTHIILNSQIADVELKGKYKLTQIFGSLANTVNQYYQFQKPGKAQKIQAGQFFAFRAKIKNDDVIRKFVPDLKSFETINLVGNYDADSQKIEIDGEIPQLLYGENSIENASLKVTNENQALQYNFNVAALKSSSFALNKVNITGDVANNVINYNITTKDQKNVTQFLIAGNAKSLNDITEISLNPNGLKLNYTDWTVAENNKIQISDNGIFADNFRLSNGGSEISLQSESQSPNAPLNVSLKDFKIETITELIKKDTVLARGNINGTAQLRNLTKNMTFTSDLKITDLFVYGSPVGNVDAKVNNTSPNLLNANIVLSGNNNDVKIVGDYNTSSSSFDMNMAINQLQMKSVQGFSMNAITNTEGYLSGNLKITGTTDKPNIVGKVKFNEVGLQIAETGSDFRKLNDEIDFTSRGIEFNNFKINDKDGNSMDIDGQVLTQTYRDFAFNLDVNAKDFKVVNSQKSDDAIMYGILAIDAALHIRGDLDLPKVDGRLAVADNTDFTFVLPQSTPSMQDREGIVEFIDQDQVVLNKTIKTDSLNSQSRIKGMDVSVNIEINKDAKLSLLIDKANGDFVKLQGEADLTGGIDPSGKTTLVGVYEVESGSYEMSVSIMKRKFDIQKGSTITWTGEPTTAIMDITAVYKTEAAPIDLVEQQISGESADVMNQFKQRIPFSALLKMKGELLKPQISFDITTDEDNNSVSSTVTDIVEQKLTQLRSQESDMNKQIFALLLLNRFIGENPFESGAGMSGEMLARQSVSKILSQQLNNLASGLIKGVDLNFDLESSEDYSTGAKNTRTDLNVDISKKLLNDRLKVSVGSNFGLEGDARQNESTTNIAGDVTVDYSLSKDGRYMLRAYRKNEYQVALQGQIVETGVGFIITLDYDKFREIFQKSRNKRQRESRENKKNQVVEFK; encoded by the coding sequence TTGAAACTGAAAATCAATAAAAAAAAATTACTCAGGCGAATACTCATAACCTTTATTTCCATATTGGTTTTTTTCACATTGCTTATTTTTAGCTTGAGACTTCCTGTCGTTCAAAATTTTATCAAAGACAAACTTGTCGTCTATCTTGAAAAAAAAATAAAGACCGACGTAAGCCTCGAAAAAGTTTATATAGGATTTCCGAACAGCCTTGTGATGGAAAAACTTTATTTAAAAGGCCAGGATACCGATACGCTTCTGGCGGTGAGGAAACTGGATGTCGGGCTGCACATGTGGAAACTCCTGAAGTCCACGGCAGACATCACATCGGTCGATATGGAAGGCGTTCGCGCCAATGTGGTGAGAAAACCGGACGGAAAATTCAATTTTGATTATATTATTGATGCCTTCGCGACCAGTGATAAAGAGGAAAGTCCCTCGAAACCCTTCATTATTTCATTAGATAAAATTAATTTAAAAGATATCGGTGTTACTTTCAACGACCAGCAATCCCAGAATGATATAAAACTTTACTTTAAATCTTTCGACACACGGGTAAAAACCTTTGATTTAAATAACAACAAATATGCTGTTAATGACATTAATCTTGACGGATTAAAGTTAAAATTAAAACAAGACCTCGTAAAGGAAGTCTCCAAAAAAGTGGAGAAAAAAGTCGATTCCCTGAACGATAAAAAGCCGATGCAGATTGGCCTGAGAGGGATAAAACTCACCAATTTCGACATCGATTACGGAGATGACAATACCAAAACTTTTGCAAAGGTTCTCTTTAAGGAATTAAGCACAAAAGTGAACAAACTTGATCTGGAGAATAATTCCTACAATGTGGCAAATGTCTATCTTTCCGGAGCAGATATTAATGCCAATCTTTATCTTCCTACTCAGAATGCCAATCCGAAAAATACAAAAGAACCGGAAGTTTCAAAAGCTACGGATCAGGAAAAAGCGTTGAGTTTATTGCTTGGAAAAATAGTTTTAAATGATGTAAAAGTCGTGTACAACAATACGGCGATAGCTCCTACAAAGCAGGGAATGGACTACAACCACCTGAATTTTTCCAAAATGAATGTTGAGGTAAGAAGCTTTAAAATGCAGAATAATACTTTTGCAGGAACGGTAAATTCCGCAGAAATTAAGGAAGCGAGAGGGCTTGATATTCAGAAATTCAATACGGATTTTGTGTATAATGAAAAAGAAGCTTATTTAAAAGACCTTTATTTACAAACTCCCAAAACGCTGCTTCGCGATGAGGTTGTTTTAAATTATAATTCAATCGAGCAATTAAGCTCAAATCTTGGAGCCGTAAAACTTTCAGCCAATATTAAAGATTCAAGAATCGGTTTCGCTGATATTTTAAATTTAGTTCCGACTTTACGAAATACGGTTCCATTCAATAAATATCCAAATGCTATTTTACATGTGAATGCCAATGTAAAAGGAAGCGTGAATGATCTATTGATCAATAATCTGAAAGTTTCCGGATTGGATCAGCTGAGAGTAGCCGCATCAGGAAGAATCAAAAATGCGATGAATCCTGACAATTTGTATTATGATCTCAGAATTACGGAATTGTCTTCATCAGCAAAAACGATCTTCAATTTGGTTCCGAAAAACACCATTCCTTCCAATATTTCCCTTCCTTCCAACATGAGCGTCAAAGGTGTTGCAAAAGGCACCACAAAGGTTGTAAATGCCAACCTCAACCTCTACTCTACATTGGGAAATGCTGCGGTGGTCGCCCAAATCGATATGAGGAGAAAAAACCATGAATTGTATGATGTAAAAGCCAATCTTCAGGGTTTACAGATCGGAAAGATTATTCAGAATAAAGATATTGGGGCAGTTACGGCACAGATTGCTGCAAAAGGAGAAAGTTTTGATTTTAAAAACGCAAAAGCAGACTTGAAAGGCTATGTTGCATCCGCAGTCTACAAAGGGTACCGCTATCAGAATATGAATCTTACGGGGAAAATCAATCGTGGGGCTTACAATATTGTTTTAAACTCAAAAGATCCGAATGCTAATTTATTATTAACCGCTTCAGGAGTTTATAACGAAAAAAATCCTACGGTAAAAGTAGACGGAGACATCATCAAATTAGACCTCAACAAACTTGGTTTCTATGAAAAACCAATGATTCTTGCCGGAAAAATTGACGCAGATTTTACCAGCTTAGATCCCGATAACCTGAATGGATATTTGAATCTTAAAAACTTCGCTTTTTCCGACACAAAAGAAGTTTATCCGTTGCAGGAAGTTAATTTGAAAGCTTCTTCCACCAATGATTCTACTCATATTATTTTGAATTCGCAGATCGCGGATGTAGAATTGAAAGGAAAATATAAACTGACGCAGATTTTTGGTTCTTTAGCCAATACTGTGAACCAATATTATCAGTTCCAAAAACCTGGAAAAGCTCAGAAAATCCAGGCGGGACAGTTCTTTGCGTTTCGTGCAAAAATAAAAAATGACGATGTCATCAGAAAATTTGTTCCGGATCTGAAGAGTTTTGAAACGATCAATTTAGTCGGAAATTATGATGCCGATTCCCAGAAAATTGAAATCGACGGGGAGATTCCGCAGCTTCTGTATGGTGAAAATTCAATCGAAAATGCTTCCCTGAAAGTCACCAACGAAAACCAGGCCTTACAATACAACTTCAATGTCGCCGCGTTGAAAAGTTCGAGCTTTGCTTTAAATAAAGTAAATATCACCGGAGACGTTGCGAATAATGTCATCAATTATAATATTACCACGAAAGACCAGAAAAATGTTACCCAGTTTTTAATTGCAGGAAATGCAAAATCTTTGAACGACATCACGGAAATTTCGTTAAATCCAAATGGTTTAAAATTAAATTATACCGACTGGACTGTTGCAGAAAACAACAAAATCCAGATCAGTGACAATGGAATTTTTGCAGATAATTTCAGACTTTCGAATGGAGGAAGCGAAATTTCTTTACAGTCTGAATCCCAATCTCCAAATGCTCCTCTAAATGTTTCGTTGAAGGATTTTAAAATCGAAACCATTACGGAATTAATTAAAAAAGACACCGTTTTAGCCAGAGGAAATATCAACGGAACGGCTCAGCTTCGTAATCTGACGAAAAATATGACCTTCACTTCAGATTTAAAAATCACCGATTTATTCGTATACGGAAGTCCTGTCGGAAATGTCGATGCGAAGGTAAACAACACTTCACCGAATCTTTTAAATGCTAATATTGTTCTTTCAGGAAATAATAATGATGTGAAAATTGTGGGAGATTACAATACTTCTTCAAGCTCGTTTGACATGAATATGGCCATCAACCAGCTTCAGATGAAGAGTGTACAAGGATTTTCTATGAACGCGATTACGAATACGGAAGGCTATCTTTCTGGCAACCTGAAAATCACTGGAACTACGGATAAACCTAATATTGTAGGGAAAGTAAAATTCAATGAAGTCGGGCTGCAGATTGCAGAAACCGGAAGTGATTTCAGAAAACTGAATGATGAAATTGATTTTACAAGCCGTGGAATAGAATTTAATAATTTTAAAATTAACGATAAAGACGGAAACTCGATGGATATCGACGGACAGGTTCTGACACAGACGTACAGAGATTTCGCGTTCAATCTTGATGTGAACGCCAAAGATTTCAAAGTCGTGAATTCTCAAAAATCGGATGATGCCATCATGTACGGGATTTTAGCGATCGATGCAGCATTACACATTCGCGGAGATCTGGATCTACCGAAAGTTGACGGAAGATTAGCCGTTGCCGACAATACGGATTTTACGTTTGTACTTCCGCAATCCACCCCTTCTATGCAGGATAGAGAAGGAATTGTAGAATTTATTGACCAGGATCAGGTTGTTTTAAATAAAACCATCAAAACAGATTCTCTCAACTCCCAAAGCCGTATCAAAGGAATGGATGTGAGTGTAAATATTGAGATCAATAAAGACGCAAAATTATCTTTATTAATCGATAAAGCCAACGGAGATTTTGTAAAACTTCAGGGAGAAGCAGATTTAACGGGAGGAATCGATCCTTCGGGAAAAACTACTCTTGTCGGGGTTTATGAAGTAGAATCCGGAAGCTATGAAATGTCGGTAAGTATCATGAAACGTAAGTTTGATATTCAAAAAGGAAGCACGATTACCTGGACGGGCGAACCAACCACGGCAATTATGGATATCACCGCCGTTTATAAAACAGAAGCGGCACCGATAGATTTAGTTGAACAGCAGATCAGCGGGGAAAGTGCCGATGTGATGAACCAGTTTAAGCAAAGAATTCCTTTCAGTGCATTATTAAAAATGAAAGGAGAATTGCTGAAGCCGCAGATCAGTTTTGATATTACCACTGATGAAGACAACAATTCCGTTTCTTCAACGGTTACGGATATTGTCGAGCAAAAACTTACCCAGCTCAGAAGTCAGGAATCTGATATGAACAAACAGATTTTTGCTTTATTATTATTAAACAGATTTATCGGTGAAAACCCATTTGAATCCGGAGCCGGAATGTCCGGAGAAATGCTGGCGAGACAAAGTGTGAGTAAAATTCTTTCGCAGCAATTGAATAACCTGGCCTCAGGATTAATCAAAGGAGTGGATCTTAATTTTGATCTTGAATCTTCCGAAGATTATTCCACAGGAGCAAAAAATACACGAACCGACCTGAATGTAGACATCAGCAAAAAACTGTTGAACGACAGACTAAAAGTTTCGGTGGGAAGTAATTTCGGACTCGAAGGAGATGCCCGCCAAAATGAAAGCACGACCAATATTGCAGGAGATGTTACGGTAGATTACAGCCTTTCCAAAGACGGAAGATACATGCTTCGCGCCTATCGTAAGAATGAATATCAGGTGGCTCTGCAAGGGCAGATCGTGGAAACCGGAGTCGGGTTTATCATTACGTTAGACTATGACAAATTCAGGGAGATTTTCCAAAAATCCAGAAACAAAAGACAGAGAGAATCCAGAGAAAATAAGAAAAACCAAGTGGTAGAATTTAAATAA